The nucleotide window GATCCTCACCGGGCGTCTCGACGCGGCACCGGTCGTCTACGTCGCCTTCGACCTGACGCAGAGCAACCTCCCGCTGCAACCGGCGTGGCCTGTGCTGATCGCCAACGCGGTGACGTGGCTCGGGGGCGGACCCACCGCCACACCGACGAGCGCTGGGGAGGCGGTCACCCTCCCGGTCCCCGCCGGCGCCACCGGGATCACCGTCACCGGACCGGGGACGGAGCTGACGGTCGATCCCGCCCAACCACGGGTGCGCCTCGAGCAGGCCGGCCTGTACCGGGTTCGCTGGGCCGCTGCCGGAGACGACGGTGCGGGCGGCGAGGGGTGGGTGGCGGCGAACACCGTCCCGGCGGAGGGCGACCTGGCGCGCAGCCGACCGGATCGGACCGACCGGACCGCCACGGCCGTGGACGGTGCGGGGGGGACGGCACAGGGTCGCCACGGCTTCGGTCGGGACATCCTCGCGGTGGTGCTGATCCTGGCCGTCGCCGAGTGGGTCTGGGCGACCGTCCTCAAGCCCCGCCGGGCCCGCCGGCGGGGCGCGAAGCGACCGGCGGAGGTGGTGGCGTGATGCCCGCGGCGGTGCTCGCGTGAGCCCGGTCGGGTTCGACCATCCGGGCTGGCTCGTCGCCCTGGTGGTCGTGCCGCTGGTCGTGGTGGCCGGTCGCCGGGCGGTCAGCCGGGTGCGTCCCCGCCAGCACCGGCTGGCGACGGCGTTCCGCGCTGCCGCGGTCGCGTTCCTCGTCCTGGCGTTGGCCGGGCCGCGGTGGAACGTCGCTGGTGGCGGCGTCGACGTCGCGTTCCTGGTCGACGCGTCCGACTCGGTGGGGGCGGGACTCGACGACGCCCTGGCCTGGGTCGACGCCGCCCTCGACGGCCGCAGCGAGGGCGACCGCGCCGCCCTGGCGCTGTTCGGGGCGGACGCTCGACTGGAGTACACGCTGCGCGACGACCCTCCCCGGGGTCGCCCCGCCACCGTCGTCGACCCGTCGGCCAGCGACCTCGGGCAGGCGCTGCGCCTGGCCCACGGCGCGCTCGGTAGCCAGCACCGCC belongs to Actinomycetota bacterium and includes:
- a CDS encoding VWA domain-containing protein; the encoded protein is MSPVGFDHPGWLVALVVVPLVVVAGRRAVSRVRPRQHRLATAFRAAAVAFLVLALAGPRWNVAGGGVDVAFLVDASDSVGAGLDDALAWVDAALDGRSEGDRAALALFGADARLEYTLRDDPPRGRPATVVDPSASDLGQALRLAHGALGSQHR